The following proteins are encoded in a genomic region of Desulfomonile tiedjei:
- a CDS encoding phage holin family protein: MNGKAANKSSTPVRESFTELLGQLANSSAAMVHDEIELLIQGIREKVRAVRGAVFTIAIGAVIGLAACMSLCAAMIIGLTSYMAPVFAALVTGATLAIVGIAIAFIGYRQLKKTHHKA; encoded by the coding sequence ATGAACGGCAAAGCGGCAAACAAGAGCTCCACACCCGTACGCGAATCCTTTACCGAACTGCTGGGACAGCTCGCCAACAGCTCGGCCGCCATGGTTCACGACGAAATCGAGCTTTTGATCCAAGGTATTCGAGAAAAGGTGCGGGCTGTTCGCGGTGCGGTATTCACGATCGCGATAGGAGCGGTAATCGGTTTGGCCGCATGCATGTCTCTTTGCGCCGCAATGATCATCGGTCTAACTTCGTATATGGCCCCCGTCTTTGCGGCGCTTGTCACCGGAGCGACGCTTGCTATCGTCGGTATCGCCATTGCCTTTATCGGCTACAGGCAATTGAAGAAAACGCACCATAAAGCATAG